A genomic segment from Rubrobacter tropicus encodes:
- a CDS encoding tetraspanin family protein yields MTQRPEDRPEERRRTGPLGDDADAEETRRVPIGENRPEAGRREQPGQTDDAAETRQVPQGSPEGNGDKDTRVIRTPGYPDTTADATPYPRGYFEAAEDREDRLRDMYGGVDWLASFLGFVFAVVVGAILSLVAGVVLGPLGFSPDLSGTLGAAVITGLVLLGVLIFLTYFFGGYVSGRLARFDGGRNGAMLLVWTFLTVILLALAAGVFSGFLPSGAADAIGGFVDSASSAVGDLSRSGVVGIVVVAAALLLALLGGFLGGRLGSRYHAEIDRTT; encoded by the coding sequence ATGACGCAGAGACCGGAAGATCGTCCGGAGGAACGTCGCAGGACGGGTCCGCTCGGGGACGACGCGGACGCGGAGGAGACCCGCAGGGTCCCGATCGGGGAGAACCGCCCCGAAGCCGGACGCAGGGAGCAGCCGGGCCAGACCGACGACGCGGCCGAGACGCGACAGGTCCCGCAGGGCTCTCCCGAGGGCAACGGGGACAAGGACACGCGCGTCATCCGCACGCCAGGCTACCCGGACACCACCGCGGACGCGACGCCGTACCCGCGGGGGTACTTCGAGGCCGCGGAAGACCGGGAGGACCGGCTGCGCGACATGTACGGCGGCGTAGACTGGCTGGCCAGCTTTCTCGGTTTCGTCTTCGCCGTGGTGGTCGGGGCCATCCTCTCTCTCGTCGCGGGGGTCGTGCTCGGCCCGTTGGGCTTCTCGCCAGACCTCTCCGGCACGCTCGGGGCCGCCGTCATAACCGGGCTCGTGTTGCTGGGCGTCCTGATCTTCCTGACCTACTTCTTCGGGGGCTACGTATCCGGGCGGCTGGCGCGCTTCGACGGCGGACGCAACGGCGCGATGCTCCTCGTGTGGACCTTCCTGACCGTGATCCTGCTCGCCCTGGCGGCCGGGGTCTTTAGCGGCTTTCTTCCCTCCGGCGCCGCCGACGCCATAGGCGGCTTCGTGGACAGCGCCTCTTCCGCGGTCGGGGACCTCTCGCGCTCCGGCGTGGTTGGTATTGTCGTGGTCGCGGCCGCCCTGCTGCTCGCCCTGCTCGGCGGCTTCCTCGGCGGACGGCTGGGCAGCCGATATCACGCGGAGATAGATAGGACCACTTAG
- a CDS encoding DR2241 family protein: MSEAAEAREAFAAWVEEAEEAGRVFGQVLLKATEPGRYALRHVEDAGASRLRLHEDPRRAREISKTTETGEYRPLKSSPNLRRGWELRVDGVVDLSIAMNYLYPAGVVHWHLYRESRLELTSYRENAARQSGIYKRVQRLSDEGVQDTARACCEDAVCLKKTLWDVDEDTPLEMERGEGEIPCPEPCSVFVSLARRVRLFEREKKRDLDAIGLSPSEKDDLAALVETAATGHLEFVREAEFEKPLNERRMRYRRLTLVPKLRPEA; encoded by the coding sequence TTGTCTGAGGCCGCCGAGGCCCGCGAGGCCTTCGCCGCGTGGGTCGAGGAGGCGGAAGAAGCGGGCCGCGTCTTCGGCCAGGTGCTTCTCAAAGCCACCGAGCCGGGACGCTACGCTCTCCGGCACGTCGAAGACGCCGGGGCTTCGAGGCTGAGACTTCACGAAGACCCCCGCAGGGCGCGTGAGATCTCCAAGACCACCGAAACCGGCGAGTACAGGCCCCTCAAGAGCTCCCCGAACCTCAGGCGCGGCTGGGAGCTTCGGGTCGACGGGGTGGTGGACCTGTCGATCGCGATGAACTACCTTTACCCTGCCGGCGTGGTTCACTGGCACCTCTACCGGGAGAGCCGGCTCGAACTGACGAGCTACAGGGAGAACGCCGCCCGCCAGAGCGGGATCTACAAGCGGGTCCAGCGCCTCTCCGACGAGGGGGTCCAGGACACCGCGCGGGCCTGCTGCGAGGACGCCGTTTGCCTCAAGAAGACCCTGTGGGACGTCGACGAGGATACGCCGCTCGAGATGGAGCGGGGGGAGGGGGAGATCCCCTGCCCCGAGCCCTGCAGCGTCTTCGTGTCCCTCGCCCGCCGCGTCCGGCTCTTCGAGCGGGAGAAGAAGCGCGACCTCGACGCCATAGGCCTCTCTCCTTCCGAGAAAGATGACCTCGCCGCCCTCGTCGAGACGGCGGCCACCGGCCACCTCGAGTTCGTCCGCGAGGCGGAGTTCGAGAAGCCCCTCAACGAGCGCCGGATGCGCTATCGTCGGCTCACGTTGGTCCCGAAGTTGCGACCGGAGGCGTAG
- a CDS encoding BON domain-containing protein, which translates to MPKKRTGAKLGAKAGAKVAPRAGRLAGKAALKAGKSQAKLAKAAMSSREPAPSRFLKYGTFALAGFAIGALLARSKGDSDSSFTGTTGSHAPDPGSPAGQRGETWGSGTPTGTAGGGGSAAHQRPEDPNRTGAEREYSDPASGPLIGEHRRGSVAGVGEAQEEVEQRIRTRIGEDPRTASMPRVNVEVTDGVAELRGPAPSQEAREAAGEIAANVEGVTEVRNLIVVS; encoded by the coding sequence ATGCCGAAAAAGAGAACCGGCGCGAAGCTCGGCGCGAAGGCCGGCGCCAAGGTAGCACCCAGGGCCGGCAGGCTCGCCGGCAAGGCCGCGCTGAAGGCCGGTAAGAGCCAGGCGAAGCTGGCAAAAGCCGCGATGAGCTCCAGGGAGCCGGCCCCGTCACGCTTCCTCAAGTACGGCACCTTCGCGCTCGCCGGGTTCGCCATAGGCGCGCTGCTCGCGCGCTCCAAGGGCGACAGCGATTCGTCTTTCACCGGCACCACCGGAAGCCACGCGCCCGACCCGGGCAGCCCCGCGGGCCAGCGCGGAGAGACCTGGGGCAGCGGCACGCCCACGGGCACGGCCGGCGGCGGTGGCAGCGCCGCCCACCAGCGCCCCGAAGACCCAAACCGCACGGGTGCCGAGCGGGAGTACTCGGATCCCGCCTCCGGGCCCCTGATCGGTGAGCACCGCCGCGGGAGCGTCGCGGGCGTCGGCGAGGCCCAGGAAGAGGTCGAGCAGCGCATCCGCACCCGCATTGGCGAAGACCCGCGCACCGCGAGCATGCCGAGGGTGAACGTCGAAGTAACAGACGGCGTCGCAGAACTCCGCGGCCCCGCGCCCTCCCAGGAGGCCCGCGAAGCCGCAGGCGAGATCGCCGCCAACGTCGAAGGCGTCACCGAAGTGCGCAACCTGATAGTCGTCAGCTAG
- a CDS encoding glutamine synthetase family protein: MTKQDVIQQAKEANVQFIRLWFTDVLGTLKSFAITADELEDAMDGGMGFDGSSITGYQDIEESDMIAMPDPSTFKVIPWSPQEEPTARMICDVRTPDGDPYVGDPRHILRRALERANEMGFDNFYCGPELEFFYFKDSKGTEPLDYGGYFDLTTLDAATALRRETVQALQQLGIKVEYSHHEVGISQHEIDLRFDDAMTMADKVMTYKTVVKEVATRHGVYATFMPKPLIDQNGSGMHTHQSLFANGKNSFFDADAEYYLSDEAKAFIAGQLRHARELSIIFAQHVNSYKRLVPGYEAPVYIAWSRRNRSALVRVPLYHPGEEKATRMELRCPDPAANIYLCFAALLHAGLEGIEKGYELPEPMERNLYNLSAEERQKMGIESLPADLGEAIKEAENSELLHKALGEHTYSRLLQLKREEFEDYRIQVTPYEIEKFLPVL; encoded by the coding sequence ATGACCAAGCAAGACGTGATACAGCAGGCCAAAGAGGCGAATGTCCAGTTCATCCGGTTGTGGTTCACGGACGTGTTGGGGACGCTCAAGAGCTTCGCGATCACGGCCGACGAGCTAGAGGACGCCATGGACGGCGGGATGGGCTTCGACGGGTCTTCGATCACGGGCTACCAGGACATCGAGGAGTCGGACATGATCGCCATGCCCGATCCCTCGACGTTCAAGGTGATCCCCTGGAGCCCCCAGGAGGAGCCGACGGCCCGCATGATCTGCGACGTCAGGACCCCGGACGGCGACCCCTACGTCGGCGACCCGCGCCATATCCTGCGCCGCGCGCTGGAGCGGGCGAACGAGATGGGCTTCGACAACTTCTACTGCGGCCCCGAACTCGAGTTCTTCTACTTCAAGGACTCTAAGGGCACCGAGCCCCTCGACTACGGCGGCTACTTCGACCTGACCACACTCGACGCGGCGACGGCCCTGAGGCGCGAGACGGTCCAGGCGCTGCAGCAGCTCGGCATCAAAGTCGAGTACTCGCACCACGAGGTCGGCATCTCGCAGCACGAGATCGACCTCCGGTTCGACGACGCGATGACGATGGCCGACAAGGTGATGACCTACAAGACGGTCGTCAAGGAGGTCGCAACCCGCCACGGCGTCTACGCGACCTTCATGCCCAAGCCGCTGATCGACCAGAACGGCTCGGGGATGCACACCCACCAGAGCCTCTTCGCCAACGGCAAGAACTCGTTCTTCGACGCGGACGCCGAGTACTACCTCTCCGACGAGGCCAAGGCGTTTATAGCGGGCCAGCTCCGCCACGCGCGGGAGCTCTCGATAATCTTCGCCCAGCACGTCAACTCCTACAAGCGTCTGGTCCCCGGCTACGAGGCCCCGGTCTACATCGCCTGGAGCCGCCGCAACCGTTCGGCGCTCGTCCGCGTCCCGCTCTACCACCCGGGCGAGGAGAAGGCGACCCGCATGGAGCTCCGCTGCCCGGACCCCGCGGCCAACATCTACCTCTGCTTCGCCGCCCTCCTTCATGCCGGTCTCGAAGGCATCGAGAAGGGCTACGAGTTGCCTGAGCCGATGGAGCGCAACCTCTACAACCTCTCCGCCGAAGAGCGGCAGAAGATGGGCATCGAGTCACTCCCCGCCGACCTCGGCGAGGCGATCAAGGAGGCCGAGAACTCCGAGCTTCTCCACAAGGCGCTCGGCGAACACACTTACAGCCGTCTGCTGCAGCTCAAGCGGGAGGAGTTCGAGGACTACCGCATCCAGGTTACGCCGTACGAGATCGAGAAGTTCTTGCCGGTTTTGTAG
- a CDS encoding DNA topoisomerase IB, producing MARHVLFETGIRRLGSKEDGFFYRYPGTDEVVREERVLARIEELKVPPAWEEARIARSPSAKVQAVGYDSAGRVQYRYHDKYRERKEREKFGRILEFAGRLPEMRRVTSNHLRHKTLDREKVLACMTRMMNAAYFRVGDERYAKNNKTYGIATLRRKHLKIEGDTVIFEYTGKWGQEQRKAVTDARIRRVVEECRDLPGYEVFKYVDEDGDVRDVKSRDLNAYVKEVVGPEFTPKDFRTWAGTLIAANRLAELGEAENHKAAQKNVLAAVDDVAHRLGNTRDIARASYISPRVIDHYLEGSVVAYYGERLEEIIAAEQGGLTEEEKALLDLLNRKLRRELGEAA from the coding sequence ATGGCTAGGCACGTTTTGTTCGAGACGGGGATTCGGCGGCTCGGGTCGAAGGAGGACGGCTTCTTCTACCGCTATCCGGGGACGGATGAAGTGGTGCGCGAGGAGCGGGTCCTGGCGCGGATAGAAGAACTGAAGGTGCCGCCCGCCTGGGAGGAGGCGCGGATAGCGAGGAGCCCTTCGGCCAAGGTGCAGGCCGTCGGATACGATTCTGCCGGACGGGTGCAGTACAGGTATCACGACAAGTACAGGGAGCGCAAGGAGCGGGAGAAGTTCGGGCGCATCCTCGAGTTCGCGGGCAGGCTTCCCGAGATGCGGCGCGTCACGAGCAACCATCTGCGGCACAAGACGCTGGATCGCGAGAAGGTGCTCGCGTGCATGACGCGCATGATGAACGCGGCTTACTTCAGGGTCGGCGATGAGCGCTACGCGAAGAACAACAAGACCTACGGTATCGCAACGCTCAGGCGAAAGCACCTGAAGATCGAGGGCGACACCGTGATCTTCGAGTACACCGGCAAGTGGGGGCAAGAGCAGCGCAAGGCCGTCACGGACGCCAGGATCAGGCGCGTCGTCGAGGAGTGCCGGGACCTGCCGGGCTACGAGGTCTTCAAGTACGTCGACGAAGACGGGGATGTGCGCGACGTGAAGAGCCGCGACCTCAACGCCTACGTCAAAGAGGTGGTCGGCCCCGAGTTTACGCCCAAGGACTTCCGCACCTGGGCCGGGACCCTGATCGCCGCCAACCGCCTCGCCGAGCTGGGCGAGGCCGAAAACCACAAGGCCGCCCAGAAGAACGTGCTGGCCGCCGTGGACGACGTGGCCCACAGGCTGGGCAACACCAGGGACATAGCGCGGGCCTCCTACATCAGCCCCAGGGTCATAGACCACTACCTCGAAGGCTCCGTGGTAGCCTATTACGGCGAGCGGCTCGAGGAGATCATCGCCGCGGAGCAGGGCGGCCTGACCGAGGAGGAAAAGGCGCTCCTGGACCTGCTGAACAGGAAACTCCGCCGCGAACTCGGAGAGGCCGCCTGA
- a CDS encoding inositol monophosphatase family protein gives MDLRPYLSLAVQTAYEAGRLTLGYYGTEAARPEFKDDETPVTVADREAERLIRARISARYPGHAILGEEYGEEDGGDHRWIVDPIDGTRAFVRGVPLYAVLIGLEIEGVCEVGAAYFPALDEMVCAATGEGCFSNGRRTRVSATQTLRGGIACFTDARGFEKYGRAEEWQRVLSAAGEARGWSDAYGHALVATGRADLMLDPAMNPWDAGAFPPILREAGGYFGDWSGNEGDIYADEGISTTKTLLPEVLGLMRQDPDA, from the coding sequence ATGGACTTGCGGCCTTACCTGAGTCTCGCCGTGCAGACCGCCTACGAGGCGGGCCGCCTAACGCTCGGCTACTACGGGACCGAGGCCGCGAGGCCGGAGTTCAAGGACGACGAGACGCCCGTCACGGTGGCCGACAGGGAGGCCGAGAGGCTCATACGCGCCAGGATCTCGGCCCGCTATCCCGGACACGCCATCCTGGGAGAAGAGTACGGCGAGGAAGATGGGGGGGACCACCGCTGGATCGTCGATCCCATAGACGGCACCAGGGCGTTCGTGCGGGGCGTACCGCTGTACGCCGTCCTGATCGGTCTGGAGATAGAGGGCGTCTGCGAGGTCGGCGCGGCCTACTTCCCGGCCCTGGACGAGATGGTATGCGCCGCCACCGGCGAGGGCTGCTTCTCGAACGGCCGCCGCACCCGCGTCTCGGCCACGCAGACGCTCCGCGGTGGCATAGCCTGCTTTACCGACGCCAGGGGTTTCGAGAAGTACGGACGGGCAGAGGAGTGGCAGAGAGTTCTGTCGGCCGCCGGCGAAGCGAGGGGCTGGTCGGACGCTTACGGCCACGCGCTCGTCGCCACCGGGCGGGCCGACCTCATGCTCGACCCCGCCATGAACCCTTGGGACGCCGGAGCATTCCCCCCGATCCTGCGCGAAGCCGGCGGCTATTTCGGCGACTGGTCGGGCAACGAGGGCGACATCTACGCAGATGAGGGCATCAGCACCACGAAAACGCTTCTTCCCGAAGTGCTCGGCTTGATGAGGCAGGACCCGGACGCCTGA
- a CDS encoding TIGR04282 family arsenosugar biosynthesis glycosyltransferase, translated as MAKAPIPGAVKTRLRLPPEDAARLQTAFVTDAVDKARGLAPTTVAGAPGDRLSLIRPLLSENNPLIPQCDGDLGDRMLAAAHALFADVPDPVVILGTDTPTLPPEAIAEAASSLDKYDISIIPSTDGGYVLLGLRGPYGRVFSGIEWSTPEVYGQTLTRAKEAGLSVYEGAPGRDVDEPADLARVREELKARPWLAPRTAEALRLL; from the coding sequence ATGGCGAAGGCCCCGATACCGGGCGCCGTCAAGACCCGACTGCGCCTCCCACCAGAGGACGCGGCTAGGCTACAGACGGCCTTCGTAACTGACGCGGTAGACAAGGCCCGCGGCCTCGCACCGACCACCGTCGCCGGCGCACCCGGGGACCGCCTGAGCCTGATCCGCCCTCTCCTCTCCGAAAACAACCCCCTTATCCCTCAATGCGACGGTGACCTCGGAGACAGGATGCTCGCCGCCGCCCACGCCCTCTTCGCCGATGTCCCGGACCCCGTGGTCATCCTCGGAACCGACACCCCAACTTTGCCACCGGAAGCAATAGCAGAGGCCGCAAGCTCTCTAGACAAATACGATATATCGATAATACCAAGTACGGACGGTGGGTACGTCCTGCTGGGGCTACGCGGGCCATATGGAAGAGTCTTTTCCGGGATTGAGTGGTCCACGCCGGAGGTCTACGGGCAGACGCTAACGAGGGCGAAGGAGGCGGGGCTCTCCGTATACGAGGGCGCGCCGGGGCGTGACGTCGACGAGCCGGCGGACCTTGCGCGCGTTCGGGAGGAGCTGAAAGCGCGGCCCTGGCTGGCGCCCCGGACCGCCGAAGCGCTGCGGCTGTTGTAG
- a CDS encoding carboxylate-amine ligase produces MTTVEKPSLIPESAFQMGAREGTLGAEEELWLADPRTLKLAGGAQEILAAEPEDRFSGELIDCEIESNSGVHLTPRGVANDLLERRRVLLGHADRLGRVLGTSGTHPVGDWREQEIIDKPHYQRLKAKLGWLIRRNNTFSLHVHYAVEGREKAVYLFDRLREYVPHLLAVSANSPFWQGEITDMHSSRTLIFARSIHRAGLPEPMGLWDNYARYVDFAHRSGAIDSLSEIWWDVRPHPGLGTVEVRAFDAQTDPKRNEALTTLAAALCDALCREYENGDLRPIRPSREIEENKWSAQRYGMNGGLTDHETHETVETRRAVETLFDNLADKTDRDLSPLGLLLDEPTESERQLEVWQDTGSATEVARDVAERTRSTAG; encoded by the coding sequence ATGACCACCGTCGAGAAGCCGTCCCTGATCCCCGAAAGCGCATTCCAGATGGGCGCGCGGGAAGGAACCCTCGGGGCGGAGGAGGAGCTCTGGCTCGCCGACCCCCGGACGCTCAAGCTCGCCGGGGGGGCGCAGGAAATCCTCGCCGCCGAGCCGGAGGACCGTTTCTCCGGGGAGCTCATCGACTGCGAGATCGAGTCGAACTCGGGCGTCCATTTGACTCCGAGAGGTGTAGCCAATGACCTGCTGGAGCGCAGGCGGGTCTTGCTCGGCCACGCGGACCGGCTCGGCAGGGTACTCGGCACGAGCGGGACGCACCCCGTCGGCGACTGGCGGGAGCAGGAGATAATCGACAAGCCCCACTACCAGCGCCTCAAGGCAAAGCTCGGGTGGTTGATCCGGCGCAACAACACCTTCTCCCTGCACGTCCACTACGCGGTCGAAGGCCGCGAGAAAGCGGTCTACCTCTTCGACAGGCTCCGCGAGTACGTCCCCCACCTGCTCGCCGTCTCGGCCAACTCGCCGTTCTGGCAGGGCGAGATCACCGACATGCACTCCAGCCGCACACTTATCTTCGCCCGCTCCATCCACCGGGCGGGGCTGCCTGAACCTATGGGTCTCTGGGACAACTACGCCAGGTACGTGGATTTCGCGCACCGCTCGGGCGCCATAGACTCCCTGTCGGAGATCTGGTGGGACGTGCGCCCGCACCCGGGCCTCGGCACCGTAGAGGTCCGCGCCTTCGACGCCCAGACGGACCCAAAACGCAACGAAGCCCTGACGACCCTGGCCGCCGCCCTCTGCGACGCCCTCTGCCGCGAATACGAGAACGGAGACCTGCGTCCGATCCGGCCGAGCCGCGAGATCGAAGAAAACAAATGGAGCGCCCAGCGCTACGGCATGAACGGCGGCCTGACCGACCACGAAACCCACGAAACGGTAGAGACCCGACGCGCCGTCGAAACCCTCTTCGACAACCTCGCCGACAAGACGGACAGAGACCTGTCCCCCCTCGGCCTCCTGTTAGACGAACCTACCGAATCCGAACGCCAGCTAGAAGTCTGGCAAGACACGGGCTCCGCTACCGAGGTCGCCCGCGACGTCGCCGAGAGGACCCGCTCCACCGCCGGATAG
- a CDS encoding leucyl aminopeptidase: MVRIGVKKLAPEEARADLLAIGLHTDGQPPEALAATAEPALSGGDFAGKSGQTALLYTGDTITSPRLLLVGLGERSSFSPEKLRRAAATISRRARTLEAGSVAFSLPELADVDAGTAARAAAEGASLGLYRFGRYKTGDKSSGGGPEDFDLLIGGSGVEETASRGAEIGAKVASGAALARDLANEPSNTATPEYLAERAEEIGARYGMAVTVLDRAGIKEEGLTGLSTVGRSSSNEPRFIVLEHRKGGGDKPVVIVGKAVTFDSGGISIKPTAGMDDMKFDMGGGAAVLGAMEAVGALDLPLDVVAIVPATENLPGGDAFKPGDVLTMPNGKTVEILTTDAEGRLILADALCYARRYEPAAVVDCATLTGACVVALGAHASGLMGNDEDLIAEVQAAGDTTGERAWPLPLFDEYTEQIKGDTADLKNSGGRGGGALTAGAFLKEFAEFPWAHLDIAGTAYGKKGNAYTTKGATGTPARLLVEFLIGRSA, translated from the coding sequence TTGGTCCGGATCGGTGTAAAGAAGCTGGCGCCTGAGGAGGCGAGGGCCGACCTGCTCGCGATTGGCCTCCACACGGATGGTCAACCACCCGAAGCCCTCGCGGCCACGGCCGAGCCGGCGCTCTCCGGCGGCGACTTCGCTGGAAAGTCCGGGCAGACGGCGCTGCTGTACACCGGCGATACGATCACCTCCCCGCGGCTCCTGCTGGTCGGCCTCGGAGAACGGTCGTCTTTCAGCCCGGAAAAACTGCGCCGCGCCGCCGCCACGATCTCCCGCAGGGCCCGCACGCTCGAGGCCGGCTCCGTCGCCTTCTCGCTGCCAGAGTTGGCGGACGTGGACGCCGGTACGGCGGCGAGGGCCGCGGCGGAAGGCGCGTCTCTCGGTCTGTACCGCTTCGGACGGTACAAGACCGGCGACAAGAGCAGCGGGGGCGGCCCCGAGGACTTCGACCTGCTAATCGGCGGTTCGGGGGTCGAAGAGACGGCATCCCGGGGAGCGGAGATCGGGGCCAAGGTGGCGTCGGGGGCCGCGCTCGCAAGGGACCTCGCCAACGAGCCGTCCAACACGGCAACGCCCGAGTACCTGGCGGAGCGGGCCGAGGAGATCGGCGCCCGCTACGGTATGGCGGTGACCGTTCTCGATAGGGCCGGAATCAAAGAAGAAGGCCTGACCGGGCTCTCCACTGTGGGCAGATCCTCCTCCAACGAGCCGCGCTTTATAGTGCTGGAACACCGCAAGGGTGGCGGAGACAAGCCGGTAGTCATAGTGGGCAAGGCCGTCACCTTCGACTCGGGCGGCATCTCCATAAAACCGACGGCAGGCATGGACGACATGAAATTCGACATGGGCGGCGGGGCCGCCGTCCTCGGCGCGATGGAGGCCGTCGGCGCCCTGGACCTCCCGCTCGACGTCGTCGCGATCGTCCCGGCGACCGAGAACCTGCCAGGCGGCGACGCCTTCAAGCCCGGGGACGTGCTGACGATGCCGAACGGGAAGACGGTCGAGATCCTGACCACCGACGCCGAGGGGCGCCTGATCCTGGCCGACGCCCTCTGCTACGCCCGCCGCTACGAACCGGCGGCCGTCGTCGACTGCGCCACCCTGACGGGCGCCTGCGTGGTGGCCCTGGGCGCCCACGCGTCCGGCCTCATGGGCAACGACGAGGACCTGATAGCAGAGGTACAGGCCGCGGGCGACACGACCGGGGAGCGGGCCTGGCCCCTCCCGCTCTTCGACGAGTACACCGAGCAGATAAAGGGCGACACCGCCGACCTGAAGAACTCCGGCGGGCGCGGGGGCGGCGCCCTCACAGCGGGCGCTTTTCTGAAAGAGTTCGCGGAGTTCCCGTGGGCGCACCTGGACATCGCGGGGACCGCCTACGGCAAGAAGGGAAACGCGTACACGACCAAGGGGGCGACGGGCACACCGGCGCGGCTGTTGGTCGAGTTTTTGATCGGGAGGTCTGCATGA
- a CDS encoding triphosphoribosyl-dephospho-CoA synthase yields the protein MEQPGIPRVPAGLVARSAVGALTLVYSAPTPGAGSRYSDGRVAHEARILSAVAVRDALVSGLEVGETVLQATRAAVAQAGYADVRAAGYLAPLARAALDGVPVRRVLGRLGHDDIVPFARALETAGAGGPLVGALAYAAGAGKEATLRDAMRFVAGRDALAREYARGFEVTRELARPALLSALSRADSVRGALVQAYLEVLSEVPDLDVAAAAGHNEAEDISRMSKGVLKAGGVHSRRGLEGLSNLDGLLRADTRLAPTATEPPVIAAAFLVTLEYGPDSLTHRIRPATGLGRGR from the coding sequence ATGGAGCAACCGGGCATCCCACGCGTTCCGGCGGGCCTCGTCGCCCGGTCCGCCGTCGGCGCCCTGACGCTCGTCTACAGCGCTCCGACGCCGGGCGCCGGCTCCCGCTACTCGGACGGACGCGTCGCCCACGAGGCAAGGATCCTCTCGGCGGTGGCCGTGCGCGACGCCCTCGTCTCCGGGCTGGAGGTCGGGGAGACGGTGCTACAGGCGACCCGGGCCGCGGTGGCCCAGGCCGGCTACGCGGACGTCCGCGCCGCGGGATACCTGGCGCCGCTGGCGCGGGCCGCATTGGACGGGGTCCCCGTCCGGCGCGTTCTCGGCCGTCTGGGCCACGACGACATAGTCCCTTTCGCCCGGGCGCTGGAGACGGCGGGAGCCGGCGGGCCGCTAGTCGGGGCCCTCGCTTACGCGGCCGGCGCCGGCAAGGAGGCGACCCTGCGCGACGCGATGCGCTTCGTCGCGGGCCGGGACGCCCTCGCCCGCGAGTACGCCCGCGGCTTCGAAGTAACGCGCGAGTTGGCCCGTCCGGCCCTGCTCTCCGCCCTCTCGCGGGCCGACTCCGTGCGCGGGGCCCTCGTCCAGGCGTACCTCGAAGTCCTCTCCGAAGTCCCCGACCTGGACGTGGCGGCCGCCGCCGGGCACAACGAGGCGGAAGACATATCCCGCATGTCCAAAGGCGTGCTCAAGGCGGGCGGCGTCCACTCCAGGCGGGGCCTCGAAGGGCTCTCCAACCTGGACGGCCTCCTTCGCGCCGACACACGCCTGGCCCCAACCGCCACCGAGCCGCCCGTAATAGCCGCCGCCTTTCTCGTGACCCTCGAATACGGCCCAGACTCCCTCACCCACCGCATCCGGCCCGCCACGGGCCTGGGCAGGGGCCGGTAG
- a CDS encoding TIGR04283 family arsenosugar biosynthesis glycosyltransferase codes for MKLSVIIPTLNEEASIGDLLERLIAAPNVHEIIVSDGGSTDGTVGLVSPRARLVVGGPGRGPQLGRGADAATGDVLLFLHADVLPPADVAAQISGALRAGFVGGNFRLRYPGGGLLGRWLELLAPIYRRLPRYYGDSGIFVRRDVYEACGGFPHIPVMEDVIFVRRMEAAGRTAYLPGPMVSASRRWKERQIQTLLLWGLMQTAFALGATPWRLARFYRSRT; via the coding sequence TTGAAACTGTCGGTGATCATCCCAACCCTGAACGAGGAGGCGTCCATCGGAGACCTCCTCGAGCGCCTCATCGCCGCCCCCAACGTCCACGAAATCATAGTTTCGGACGGCGGTTCGACGGATGGAACGGTCGGCCTCGTCTCACCGCGGGCCAGGCTCGTAGTAGGCGGACCCGGACGCGGTCCCCAGCTCGGAAGGGGAGCCGACGCCGCCACCGGCGACGTACTCCTCTTTCTTCACGCTGACGTGCTGCCGCCGGCGGACGTCGCGGCCCAAATCTCAGGCGCTCTGCGCGCGGGTTTCGTCGGGGGGAACTTCCGGCTGCGGTACCCCGGGGGCGGGCTTCTCGGACGCTGGCTGGAGCTGCTCGCCCCGATCTACCGCCGATTACCGCGCTACTACGGGGACTCCGGGATCTTCGTCCGAAGGGACGTCTACGAGGCGTGCGGCGGCTTCCCCCACATACCGGTGATGGAGGACGTAATCTTCGTGCGCAGGATGGAGGCCGCGGGACGAACCGCCTACCTGCCGGGCCCGATGGTCAGCGCCTCCCGCCGCTGGAAGGAGCGGCAGATCCAAACTCTCCTGCTCTGGGGCTTGATGCAGACCGCGTTCGCCCTCGGCGCGACCCCCTGGCGCCTGGCACGCTTCTACCGGTCGAGGACTTGA